One genomic window of Vibrio parahaemolyticus includes the following:
- a CDS encoding c-type cytochrome, producing the protein MHQLIKLSLKFSSVLAISSVLASHSLASPSELISQHECEACHGPNGVSSDTNIPTIAGIPEFNFFDQMLRYLEGRPSASVNHVYGDTSQKGDMVTIVKSLSEAQIEELAKHYAGLEFVPAKQSFDQALAMKGKAIHAKSCENCHSDGGSNALDEASVLAGQQKGYLATTLQQFKQGKRSVDKKMDEAFKGLSADDLNALVEYYASYR; encoded by the coding sequence ATGCACCAACTAATTAAATTATCTCTAAAATTTTCCTCGGTGTTAGCCATTAGCTCAGTTTTGGCCTCCCACAGTTTAGCGTCACCAAGTGAGCTAATTTCACAACATGAATGTGAAGCTTGTCATGGGCCAAACGGTGTTAGCTCAGACACGAATATTCCGACCATCGCAGGGATTCCCGAGTTCAACTTTTTCGACCAGATGTTGCGTTACCTTGAGGGCAGACCCTCAGCTTCGGTTAATCACGTATACGGAGACACGAGCCAAAAAGGCGACATGGTGACGATAGTCAAATCTTTATCTGAAGCGCAGATTGAAGAGTTAGCAAAACATTATGCTGGGCTTGAGTTTGTGCCTGCTAAGCAGTCTTTCGATCAAGCGTTAGCGATGAAAGGTAAGGCTATCCACGCGAAAAGTTGCGAGAACTGTCATTCGGATGGTGGCAGTAACGCTCTGGATGAAGCTTCGGTTTTAGCTGGTCAGCAGAAGGGCTATCTCGCCACTACGTTGCAACAGTTTAAGCAAGGCAAACGCTCCGTTGATAAAAAAATGGATGAGGCGTTCAAAGGGCTTAGTGCCGATGATTTAAACGCGCTCGTAGAATACTATGCGAGTTATCGCTAG
- a CDS encoding NapC/NirT family cytochrome c, with protein sequence MSLWRKPNRKWMLGIPIGGLLAFILGGAAFSVFHFGMDYTNRNEFCYSCHIGMDTIVEEYQASPHFKNAQGVIAATCSDCHVPREFFAKIALKIGATADIYHKLTGDITLENFEAEHRPRLAAEVTQQFIENKSKQCRYCHSVDKMDFEAQGRTVARRHQMMESREQSCIDCHAGIAHHLPISLDSPETVPTEE encoded by the coding sequence ATGAGTTTATGGCGTAAACCAAACAGAAAATGGATGCTCGGCATACCAATTGGTGGCTTATTGGCGTTTATCCTTGGTGGGGCGGCCTTCAGTGTTTTTCACTTTGGTATGGATTACACCAATCGCAACGAGTTTTGTTACAGCTGCCATATTGGGATGGATACGATAGTTGAGGAGTACCAAGCATCCCCACACTTCAAAAATGCTCAGGGTGTGATTGCCGCTACGTGCAGTGATTGTCATGTCCCTAGGGAGTTTTTTGCTAAAATCGCATTGAAAATCGGCGCTACAGCCGACATCTATCACAAACTGACTGGTGACATTACACTTGAGAATTTCGAGGCGGAGCATCGTCCGAGGTTGGCTGCTGAAGTCACACAGCAGTTTATCGAGAATAAATCAAAACAGTGTCGATATTGCCATTCTGTTGACAAGATGGATTTCGAAGCGCAAGGACGAACCGTTGCGCGTCGACATCAGATGATGGAAAGTCGAGAGCAATCGTGCATTGATTGCCATGCGGGGATTGCTCATCACCTGCCTATTTCTCTAGATTCTCCAGAGACTGTTCCTACTGAGGAGTAA
- a CDS encoding DUF2867 domain-containing protein, translating into MKKVLVLGASGYIGSQLLPLLLDKGYSVTAASRHIDYLESRTSPHPNLTLTYLDLADAESTLSLVDDFDLVFFLVHGMAQGDDFVEYELNLALNFKYALEQSRVKHVIYLSAIQPQTGNSRHLAARKATGKIIRQSGVPVTELRAGVIIGPGSAAFEIMRDFVYNLPILIAPKWVDSKANPIALPNLNHYLLQLAEASPPEESQIYEVGGPDTLSYREQFKIICQITNKPYRLWSTPLLTPKMASYWLGLVTSVPANIGKALLAGLEHDYIADSKAIEARFPQTLISYEQAVSDTIQDEGTFVRSNVWGFEPAALRRWQPGYGYYPKQAGASIKTQASAAALWKVAQKIGSREKGYYFANILWRTREWLDIFFGGGKPIRVSPPGPELKVGDYIDSWKVIRCEEDQFLSLFFGMKGPGLGRLEITIKDHGDERELDITAWWHPQGFLGLLYWFAMMPAHLFIFKGMVKAIAKEAESISITPQ; encoded by the coding sequence ATGAAAAAGGTGTTGGTATTAGGTGCCTCTGGTTACATTGGTTCTCAGCTTCTTCCTCTACTGCTCGATAAAGGTTACAGCGTAACCGCTGCATCTCGACATATTGATTATTTGGAGTCTAGGACCAGCCCACATCCCAACCTTACACTGACTTACTTAGACTTGGCGGACGCAGAAAGTACACTTTCATTAGTTGATGATTTTGATTTGGTGTTCTTTCTGGTGCACGGCATGGCACAAGGTGATGATTTTGTTGAATACGAATTGAACCTTGCTTTGAACTTTAAATACGCATTGGAGCAAAGTCGTGTCAAACACGTTATTTATTTAAGTGCCATACAGCCACAAACTGGAAATTCACGCCATTTAGCCGCTCGTAAAGCCACTGGAAAGATCATTCGACAATCCGGTGTTCCGGTGACAGAGTTACGTGCTGGTGTCATCATTGGTCCTGGCTCCGCCGCTTTCGAGATCATGCGAGATTTTGTCTACAACTTACCTATTTTGATTGCGCCTAAATGGGTTGACTCAAAAGCCAACCCCATCGCCCTACCCAACCTCAATCACTATTTATTACAGTTGGCCGAAGCATCACCCCCAGAAGAAAGCCAAATTTATGAAGTTGGTGGGCCAGATACACTCAGCTACCGCGAGCAATTTAAAATCATTTGCCAAATCACCAACAAGCCTTATCGGCTGTGGTCGACACCGTTGCTTACCCCCAAAATGGCCTCGTACTGGCTCGGCTTGGTCACCTCTGTGCCAGCAAACATCGGCAAAGCATTACTCGCAGGGTTAGAGCATGACTACATCGCCGATTCCAAAGCGATTGAAGCACGATTTCCGCAAACGCTGATCAGCTACGAGCAAGCGGTATCCGACACCATCCAAGATGAAGGCACGTTTGTGCGCAGTAATGTTTGGGGCTTTGAGCCAGCGGCACTTCGTCGATGGCAACCGGGGTATGGCTACTACCCTAAACAAGCCGGTGCGAGCATAAAAACTCAAGCCTCCGCTGCGGCATTATGGAAAGTGGCTCAAAAAATCGGGAGTCGTGAAAAAGGCTATTACTTTGCCAACATTTTGTGGCGCACACGTGAATGGCTCGACATCTTTTTTGGTGGTGGGAAACCGATTCGCGTTTCTCCTCCGGGGCCGGAGCTCAAAGTCGGCGATTATATTGACTCTTGGAAAGTAATTCGCTGCGAGGAAGATCAGTTCCTCTCACTGTTTTTTGGGATGAAAGGCCCAGGGCTTGGACGTTTAGAGATTACCATCAAAGACCATGGTGATGAACGAGAACTGGATATCACCGCTTGGTGGCACCCACAGGGATTTCTCGGGCTACTTTACTGGTTTGCCATGATGCCAGCCCATCTATTCATATTCAAAGGCATGGTCAAAGCCATCGCGAAAGAAGCCGAAAGTATCAGTATTACTCCTCAGTAG